Below is a genomic region from Methanoregula sp..
CTCGAGCCCGGTGCCGATGTTCTCGCACTCCGAGGGATTCTGTCCGAGATGCCCGGCATGGACGCCATCAAGGTACGCGTACAGGTCCACGGAGGCATGGGCTTCCACGCCGGCATCAAGATACTGGAGGGCCGCGTGGGCCGACTGGTGCATATAGGGGGACTCCAGCTGCAGGTAGCCCACCGTGCTTGGCACCGGTTGCTCATGTTGCCGTGCAAATTTCAGCACATCCTTCCAGAATGAGGGCTGGCCGTTGAGTGCCAGGCTGTTCCGGTCGATCACCTGTTCGGGGTTCTTCATCTTCAGGCGCCCGGCCGAGATCCCGCGAAGCTCGAGTTCTTTTGAGTCGCAGATGATCTTCACCGATGGCATCGAAAGAATGATCTCCCAGACCGGAACAGTCTGCGGGTTCTGGAGGCTGTATAGTGCATCACCCGTTAAAAGAAAGGTAAATATGGAACCCTTTGATTTCGTATGGTGCAGAAGGTTCTCCGGGTTCAGTTTTACGAAGAAAAATTTAAGGCTCTCCTCAATCCAGGAGAGGCGTTCCGGGGTTATCGGACCGCCGAGCAGGTAAAAATGTGAGGTCATGGATACTTTCTCTTCTCTAAGATTCACGAATCAGATTATTTATCGGTTTTGTTAACACAATCAGGTTAATTTTTCGTAAGCCGGATCTCCCACTGTCCCGGGGAGATCTTCTTCGATTCCATACCCATGCCGGTATCCTGTGCATACTGCGGGATGGAAGTCGTTGCCGCCGAGGGGTGGTCACAGGCGATGACCAGCTCGTCTGCGGGTTTCATTGCGGCTGCGGCTTTCTGTACCGCGAGCAGGCAGTACGGGCAGACTTTTCCGGTAATGTCAAGGTTTTTTGTTGTCATTGTACCGCTCCGTTATGCAATCCCCAGTCCTTTTAAGAGGGCGACGCCCCAGCCGGACACCCATGCAGCGAATACAACTGCGCCTATACACATGCCGATGACAAAGCAGAGGGATTTGATGTTTCCTTCCGATGTCATGACTACCTGCCGGAGGGGGCACCCTCCGAGAAGAACTCCGATGAGCCCGACTGCAATCCCCCCGATAATAGCAAGAACGATATACGCAGCGACCGTGAGGTTCGCCGGTGCACCGGGCACGGGCATGAGACCCTTCCCGATCAACCAGAAGAAATTTTCGAATGCTGACGGCGTGATGAGCCAGAAGACAAGGTACCCGGCAAACGCCCCGCCAATAAGGGCGAGATACCCGTACAGGAGCCGGGTGTGTTTGAACATGAAGAAATCACGGAACCCGCCAATCGAGCAGAACCCGGACCTCTGCCCGAGCCACCCGATGAGGATACCAAAGAGGAGCGTGACGATGGGAACAGCGATGATCGCGGTGTCCCTGGAGAGCCAGCCTGAAGCGACCATTATTCCTCACGCTCCGCCATAGCGGTGGCAATTTTTATTCCCACTAGGACACCGGCAACGATGGCCACAAGCCCGATTAACGCAACCACATCGCCGTACCCGATACGGAGACCGATGCGGTAGGGGCAGCCACCCATGAAGAGAGCGAAGATCATGAAAAAGAGCCCGCCCAGCAGGTACCATACATACGATACCGGTTTACCGGTTTTGGTTTTGAACTCCTGGTAATATTTCGCCGATGTAAAAGCCCCAATCAGGACACCAATGACGGTCATTACCGGGAGGATCGCGTTCTGGGAGATTGCAGCAATGGCGAGTTTGGTGCCGGCAAATGAGTTCACCGCATCGTTAACAACATCGCGGGTGTGGCAGGCAACACAGAACCCGTAGGCTTCCGGTCCTCCTGCACTGATCAACAATACCTGCATCAGCGCGGCAAGGATACCGATCGCGAGCCCGACATACAGCGGGTTCCGTGCAAGGGTATCAAGGCACGATGCATGCTCTTCTGTTTTTGCCCTGGTTTCGGCCATGATCATACGTTTCTGTCCATGGTAAATAAATTTAATGAAATTATTTGATAAGTTAACTCTAAAAAATTAATATATTTTATTCGCACTGTACGGATCGCTGACAATCACGCGGATCTGTCAGAAGGGAGATAGGATAACCTGCCGTAATGCACAACAAAACCAGGGGATCCCGTCTTACGATATAAAAAAATGGAAGCAGGAGAAAAGAAACGCTGGATTATTCCTTTGCATTCTCTGCTATCTTTTCCCGCACTTCATCGATGTGCATGACCATATCGTAGGCAGAGCCGGCGAGGCAGTAGCCCTGCCGGTCGAATGCATAGACCGGGAACTTTACGAGCTCGTCCGGTACAGGCTGGGCGGTCAGTTTCTTGAAATTTACGAGATCCCGGATGTTCAGGCCGATTTTATCGCAGAGCTCCCGGAGCTCTTTGATCCAGCGTTTCAAGTCCCGCACATCTGAGCCGTCCCACTTGAAGATCTGGTAGATCTTCATGTAAGTATCCCGTTCGAGGATGATGTGGGTGGAGGCTTTGTCTGACTTTAAGTAGAAGTCAAGGAAGGTCCGGACATCCTTGATCTGCTGGGCATTTTCGTAGGCAATCGCCCGGCATTCCTTGTTGAGCTCCTTTGCCTCCTCGGGCCCGAGGTTCGGGCCCAGTTTCCCGATATCCCGTGAGAGTTCCTTAAGGCTCTCCTCGGCATCCTTGAGCTCATTGATCATATCCTCAAATTTCTGGTTAAGCTCCACCCCGAAAAAAGCCTCCATATATTCGGACTGCTTCGTCATAGGTACATATGGGTAATCAAATGCTATAATCATTGTTACAGTGGCAATATCTATCAGTTAACACGCCCCATAGCTGCTTGATATGGTACGACCACCCAGGTCCATCAACCAGGATCTTTTTACCCGCGGCGGGATCATCACCGAACGCGACCCAGACTTCTGTATCGTCCGCCTGCGAATGCCGGCCGGCATGATCACACCAGCCCAGATGAAAGAGGTGGGAGAGATTGCCGGCCGGTATGGGGTTGAGAAGATCCACCTCACCACCCGCCAGACCATCGAGTTCCCTCATGTCGATCCATCCTGTCTTGACGGACTCCTGAGCGAACTCGAAACAAACGGTACCCCCCTGGGGGCCGAGCGGGAAGAAGTGGTAAATATCACTTCATGTCTTGGCACCCGCAACTGCAAGTTCGGCATCATCGACAGTGTAGGTCTTGCCGAGAAGATTGACAAAAAATTCTTCGGCAAGGAGCTCCCCGTCAAAGTGCGGATCGCCATCTCTTCGTGCCCGAACGGCTGCGAGAGCGAGCGGCTCAACGAGATCGGTATCACCGGCATCCAGAAGCCCATCCGTGACCCCGGGCTTTGTACCGGTTGCGGCACCTGCACCCACTATTGCCGGGAGAAAGCGATCCATGTCCAGGACGGCATTATCGTCCTCGAAGAGAACAAGTGCATGGAGTGCGGGTTCTGCATCATGCCCTGCCCGTTCCATATCATCCGTGGCGCTGAACCGGAGTACCGTATTACCGTGGGGGGTCACCGCGGACGCCATCCGAAGCTTGGACGAAACCTCGTAACGGTCAGGACCCAGGACGAGGTGATCAAGGTTATCGACAAGATCATTTACTGGATCTACCGGCAGGCTTCAATGGGCTCGATGTTACCTGAGCAATTAGATGAACTCGAATTTGATGAGTTCAAGAAGACGATCATAACGATGATTGAAGGATAGACCGGTATCGGATTGATCAAGTTAATCTTCTTTTTTTTAACATTGGGCCCCATTCCCGCAACCATTATCGTCTCCCCCGTTCTAATGCCGCGTGAGGCACCCTGTGGTGCCCGGGAGTATACAAACCATGAACATGGTCTGGGACAGGTACGTATCCAACGGTATCCGTGAACTGGGATACGATGTCAAGACACGGACAATGGCAGTGGTATTTGCAGACAAGACAAGACGGTACCACGCACCGGTACCCTATCCGCTCTATGCGTCCATCTTCCATGCAACGTTCCCTGAGCGGCTCTACAAACAGACCGTTGCCGGAATTATCCCGACTGTCAGCGGGTCGTGAGTCCGGAACTTTGACACGTCTTAACGAATGGATGCAAGTCTCCAGTACGTTACGATCTGTTTTTCTTCCGGTATTCCGGTGCCCTGTACAGACATGAAACCCACCGGATTCCGGCTTCAGGAAATTTTTTAGAAACGAAAAAAAAGTTTCGTGAACGATTGGTTCTTCAGTAGCTGATTGTCCGCATCGCAGAAAGCGTATCGGGCATCATCTTGCGGTAATATGACTTGGGGTGGCCGCACGTCGGGCACTTCCAGTCTGCCGTTATGGCGGAGAAGTCCGTTCCTGCCTTAATCGGTGCTGCCGACATGATCTTGCACTCGTATTTGTCCATAGTGGAAGAGTTGCACAGGATCGTGGTGAATGCCTTTGTCTCTCCGACTGCCGGGTCATAGATATGACCGCACATCATGCATACGTACTTGTCCATCGTGATAACCTCGTTTATCCCCTGATATCAGGTAACATAATCCTATTATCTTTCACACCTTATTAGCGTATTGAAATTAACGGGGAGTTCAGGGGAGAGCCCGCCTTTTTCCGGCACCGGTAAAAAGAACCAAGATACATCATGACTTAACCTTACAGCAATGGCTGAGCACCCGGGAGCGGGTGAACCCCCGCTCATCTACCTCAACAATGCGGCAACAAGCTGGCCGAAACCCCCGGAAGTACTTGCGGAAGTTGACCGGTGCCTGCAAACTCCCTTTTTCGAGTCTGGGCGTTCAACTGCCGGGGGAGCAATGGATTATCCCTCTGCAACCCGGGATGCACTTGCCGTTTTTTTCCATGCTGAGGAGCCGGACCATTTTATCTTCACGCAGGGCGCAACGGATTCCTTAAATCTGCTCATCCACGGTTTTGTAAAAAACCAGAACACGCCTTTTCATGCAATCACGACAGAACTGGAGCACAACTCCGTACTCCGCCCCCTGCATACTCTTGAAGGGGAAGGGCGTCTCACCCTCTCCCTGCTCCCATTCCATGACGGCCGCGTCACCCTTCAGGAGATCAAAAAAACCATATGTCCGGATACCCGCCTCGTTGTCATGACCCATGGCAGTAACGTGCTCGGCACCTTACAAAACATACGGCCCGTAGCGGAATATTGTGCATCAAACGATATCTTCCTCATCGTTGACGGGGCCCAGACTGTTGGGCAGATTCCCATCAACCTGTCAGAAATCCCAGCGGGTGCGTTTATATTCACCGGACACAAGGCACTTTTTGGGCTTCCCGGTATCGGGGGATTCTACCTCCAGGATCCCGAAGCGATCGTTCCGGTCCGGCAGGGGGGCACCGGCACGGATTCCCGCACACTTGCTCACCCGCAGGATATGCCCCGGAAGTTCGAGGCCGGCACCCCGAATTATCCCGGTATTGCCTCGCTCCTTGCCGGTATCCGCTCCATCGAACGGCAGGGACAGGACGCAATCACCAGTAAATGCAGGGGCCTTACTTCGCTCTTCATCAGGGAACTTAACCGGGATCCGGATATCATACTCTACACCCCTTCACCCGATCTCCCGGTTGTCTCTTTCAACATCCGGAATCTTGACAACGATGAGGCCGGTTACATCCTTGCAAAGGCATACAATATCATCACGCGGACCGGTCTTCACTGTGCACCCCTCGTTCACGAACAGATCGATGGCGGGAAAGGATGTATCCGGGTGAGTTTCTCCCGTCTCAACACTCCCGGGGAATGTCGTCTGGCTGCAGACGCAGTGCGGGAGGTAGCGGAACATGCGGATCGTTAAGTCTGTCCAGACCAAGGTCTGCGTTGACGGGTCGCTCATGAAAGAGTATGTCCTCGATGAACCCCTCTCTCCTGATTTTCTCCGGTTCCTTGCATCGTTTGGCACGGTGAAGCAGTACCCTCACCTCCGGCGCCCGTACTTCTCGTTTGAGCAGGAACACTTCATTTTGGTCAAGGGATTTGAGGGGGATGCTAATATCGAGGTGCGGTACCGGAAGGAGAATGCCGACCTGACCGCTGATTATTTCCACCTCCTGCTCTACTATTTCGGTCAGGGTAACCCCGGAATCCTTACGATGCAGGAGATTGCCGGATCGATCCGCATGAAAATGAAGACCCGGATGCCACAACAGGAAGACCGTGCATGAATCCGGCTGCCGGTATCTTCGACCGTTTTGCCGATGATTATGACGAATGGTTTGATGCAAACAAAGACATCTATGCAGCCCAGACCGGTTCCCTCCGCCGGTATATCCCCGGCACGGACAATGGTCTTGAAATCGGCGTGGGTTCCGGCAGGTTCGCATGCCGGCTCGGGATCCGGCACGGTCTCGATCCATCACTCCGGCTGCTCGCTATGGCACGGGAGCGGGGGGTGGAAACGGTTCTGGGCAAGGGGGAATTCCTGCCGTACCGGTCCGGAACATTCAGCTGCATCCTTATGATGACGGTCATCTGCTTCCTGGATGATGTGGCCCGGTCGTTCCGGGAGGCGTGCCGCGTCATCCGCCCCGGGGGGACGCTCATTGTTGCCTTTTTGGAAAAAGACGGGGAAGTTGCCCTGCGGGAACGGGCCCGCGAACCTGCCGGCCGGTTCCTGCACTATGCGGAGTTCCTGACTGCGGAACAGGTGATGGCAGCACTCACCTACGCGGGCTTTTCCGGTGTTGGTGTACGGGAAAACCTGAACGGTTTTTGTATAGTAACTGCACGAAAAGAGTAACGCACACAGAATCCGGTGAGAGGGATGAATTCCTTCACCGTGTATGTGACATGTGCGATAAAAAAAATTTATTGTTTCATATAGAGCTTGCCGTACACGGTTTCGCCCTTGCGCTTGGGGTGGCGCTCGCCAAGGTCGCCGATATACTCGGTGAACTTTGCCTTGGTCCCATCGACTTCAAGGTCGACGTCCCTGACCGGTTTGTAACCGGGCATCATGACGTTGATCGAGCCAAAGACGTAGATCTCTCCCTTGACCAGCTGGCCGCCGACACGGCGGTTCGCGTTGCCCTTGAGGATGATCTTGCCCCCCTCCATGTGGGTGCCGAGATGGATATCGACATTGCCCTCGATGATCATCTCGCCGCCGGTCATGAAGGTTGCGACATCGGAGCCGGCATTACCTTTCACGCGGAGGACTCCCCCGCTCATGCCTCGCCAGTCGCCACGGTAGGCAGCGCCGAGGTAGTTACCGGCATTGCCGTTGATGGTGAACTCGCCGCCCGCCATTGCAAGGCCGCAGAACGAGTGGACA
It encodes:
- a CDS encoding YeeE/YedE thiosulfate transporter family protein; translation: MAETRAKTEEHASCLDTLARNPLYVGLAIGILAALMQVLLISAGGPEAYGFCVACHTRDVVNDAVNSFAGTKLAIAAISQNAILPVMTVIGVLIGAFTSAKYYQEFKTKTGKPVSYVWYLLGGLFFMIFALFMGGCPYRIGLRIGYGDVVALIGLVAIVAGVLVGIKIATAMAEREE
- a CDS encoding formylmethanofuran dehydrogenase subunit C; protein product: MNTVTLTVKNAPELFLECENVNPDVFAGKKADQIAKLGAFQGKEITTLGDYFTIAGEAGATAAETKIVINGDCTKMKYIGAKMTAGEVVVNSACDMYTGSWMKGGKLVVNGDVHSFCGLAMAGGEFTINGNAGNYLGAAYRGDWRGMSGGVLRVKGNAGSDVATFMTGGEMIIEGNVDIHLGTHMEGGKIILKGNANRRVGGQLVKGEIYVFGSINVMMPGYKPVRDVDLEVDGTKAKFTEYIGDLGERHPKRKGETVYGKLYMKQ
- a CDS encoding methyltransferase domain-containing protein produces the protein MNPAAGIFDRFADDYDEWFDANKDIYAAQTGSLRRYIPGTDNGLEIGVGSGRFACRLGIRHGLDPSLRLLAMARERGVETVLGKGEFLPYRSGTFSCILMMTVICFLDDVARSFREACRVIRPGGTLIVAFLEKDGEVALRERAREPAGRFLHYAEFLTAEQVMAALTYAGFSGVGVRENLNGFCIVTARKE
- a CDS encoding aminotransferase class V-fold PLP-dependent enzyme, encoding MAEHPGAGEPPLIYLNNAATSWPKPPEVLAEVDRCLQTPFFESGRSTAGGAMDYPSATRDALAVFFHAEEPDHFIFTQGATDSLNLLIHGFVKNQNTPFHAITTELEHNSVLRPLHTLEGEGRLTLSLLPFHDGRVTLQEIKKTICPDTRLVVMTHGSNVLGTLQNIRPVAEYCASNDIFLIVDGAQTVGQIPINLSEIPAGAFIFTGHKALFGLPGIGGFYLQDPEAIVPVRQGGTGTDSRTLAHPQDMPRKFEAGTPNYPGIASLLAGIRSIERQGQDAITSKCRGLTSLFIRELNRDPDIILYTPSPDLPVVSFNIRNLDNDEAGYILAKAYNIITRTGLHCAPLVHEQIDGGKGCIRVSFSRLNTPGECRLAADAVREVAEHADR
- a CDS encoding 4Fe-4S binding protein is translated as MVRPPRSINQDLFTRGGIITERDPDFCIVRLRMPAGMITPAQMKEVGEIAGRYGVEKIHLTTRQTIEFPHVDPSCLDGLLSELETNGTPLGAEREEVVNITSCLGTRNCKFGIIDSVGLAEKIDKKFFGKELPVKVRIAISSCPNGCESERLNEIGITGIQKPIRDPGLCTGCGTCTHYCREKAIHVQDGIIVLEENKCMECGFCIMPCPFHIIRGAEPEYRITVGGHRGRHPKLGRNLVTVRTQDEVIKVIDKIIYWIYRQASMGSMLPEQLDELEFDEFKKTIITMIEG
- a CDS encoding sulfurtransferase TusA family protein, with the translated sequence MTTKNLDITGKVCPYCLLAVQKAAAAMKPADELVIACDHPSAATTSIPQYAQDTGMGMESKKISPGQWEIRLTKN
- a CDS encoding rubredoxin, with the translated sequence MDKYVCMMCGHIYDPAVGETKAFTTILCNSSTMDKYECKIMSAAPIKAGTDFSAITADWKCPTCGHPKSYYRKMMPDTLSAMRTISY
- a CDS encoding YeeE/YedE thiosulfate transporter family protein, translated to MVASGWLSRDTAIIAVPIVTLLFGILIGWLGQRSGFCSIGGFRDFFMFKHTRLLYGYLALIGGAFAGYLVFWLITPSAFENFFWLIGKGLMPVPGAPANLTVAAYIVLAIIGGIAVGLIGVLLGGCPLRQVVMTSEGNIKSLCFVIGMCIGAVVFAAWVSGWGVALLKGLGIA